A window of the Cystobacter fuscus genome harbors these coding sequences:
- a CDS encoding DEAD/DEAH box helicase, whose translation MKYILPANHGLPDSILGDPDLLPKTSEGTPSLTDVQYEALSQGVARGTSMLVVAPTSTGKTHIGIWALSSWLFARPGRHAVYLVTHRALARQKFEEFVALLSDRYLGGDKSSIVLANGDAVEDGAGGVPTDPLDALILVATYEKYLAMVSGSGIRSDMSHCVIVCDEIQILGDQHRGRNVEVLLTLLRKTRWGQLIGLSAVIDARDARDLREWFNATLIRLDGREKHLHYECRTPSRVLTFRTDKAEAGIQSAAPTPQAPNDTALILEQLLKNKDALPVVVFCMTRRKVEQLSQEHARKLGLGASPTQPLLPELRESTTAARELSRFIPKRFAFHSAELIEEERALVEGKLESGHLDLVFATSTLAAGVNFPFKTAVFDDWKRWNDRNKNHEPMPASEFHNMAGRVGRMGSKHSHGSVIFTAKDNYQERQSVNSYLNPDQSTPLTPRVTPDDFNQLALQLVSSGVCQTQEEVSDFLSSTFSAMRELESNKMGLSHWTSAMSQSIQALRTWGFML comes from the coding sequence ATGAAGTACATTCTCCCAGCCAACCATGGTCTGCCCGACAGCATCCTCGGCGACCCCGATCTCCTCCCGAAGACCTCCGAGGGAACACCGTCGCTGACAGATGTTCAGTACGAGGCCCTCAGCCAGGGCGTCGCCCGTGGCACATCGATGTTGGTGGTCGCTCCCACCTCCACGGGGAAGACGCACATTGGAATCTGGGCCTTGAGCAGCTGGCTCTTCGCTCGTCCAGGCCGACATGCCGTGTACCTGGTCACGCATCGCGCCCTGGCCCGGCAGAAGTTCGAAGAATTCGTGGCGCTTCTGAGCGACCGGTATCTGGGTGGAGACAAGAGCAGCATCGTGCTCGCCAATGGAGACGCCGTCGAGGATGGAGCGGGCGGCGTTCCAACGGACCCCCTCGACGCCCTCATCCTGGTGGCGACGTACGAGAAGTATCTCGCGATGGTCTCTGGAAGCGGCATCCGCTCCGACATGAGCCATTGCGTCATCGTCTGCGATGAAATCCAGATTCTGGGTGATCAGCATCGGGGCCGGAACGTCGAGGTTCTCTTGACGCTGCTGCGCAAGACGCGATGGGGGCAGCTCATCGGGCTGTCCGCGGTGATCGACGCGCGCGACGCCAGGGACCTGAGGGAGTGGTTCAACGCCACCCTGATTCGTCTCGATGGCCGGGAGAAGCACCTCCACTACGAATGCCGGACCCCCAGCCGGGTCCTCACCTTCCGAACAGACAAGGCAGAAGCGGGCATCCAGAGCGCGGCGCCCACTCCTCAAGCGCCGAACGATACGGCCTTGATCCTCGAGCAGTTGCTCAAGAACAAGGACGCGCTCCCCGTGGTCGTCTTCTGTATGACCCGTCGGAAGGTGGAACAACTGTCTCAGGAGCACGCTCGGAAGCTGGGCCTGGGCGCTTCGCCAACACAACCCCTGCTGCCCGAACTGAGGGAGTCAACCACCGCGGCGCGGGAACTCTCCCGCTTCATCCCCAAGCGGTTCGCCTTCCACTCGGCGGAACTGATCGAGGAGGAGCGGGCACTCGTCGAAGGAAAACTGGAATCGGGACACCTGGATCTGGTCTTCGCCACGAGCACGTTGGCCGCTGGCGTCAACTTCCCGTTCAAGACAGCGGTCTTCGACGACTGGAAGCGCTGGAACGATCGAAACAAGAATCATGAGCCCATGCCCGCGAGCGAGTTCCACAACATGGCCGGACGGGTTGGCCGCATGGGCTCGAAACACTCGCACGGCAGCGTCATCTTCACGGCCAAGGACAACTACCAGGAGAGACAGTCCGTCAACTCCTATCTGAATCCCGACCAATCCACGCCGCTCACTCCGCGCGTGACGCCCGATGACTTCAACCAACTCGCGCTCCAGCTCGTCTCGTCGGGGGTATGCCAGACGCAAGAAGAGGTTTCCGACTTCCTGTCGAGCACCTTCAGCGCCATGCGCGAACTCGAATCGAACAAGATGGGACTGTCACATTGGACAAGCGCCATGAGTCAATCCATCCAGGCGCTCAGGACATGGGGGTTCATGCTGTGA
- a CDS encoding LysR family transcriptional regulator, whose protein sequence is MRSPPPAASATADRLELMQTFLRIVDAGSLSSAAAQLGTTQPTVSRRLQALERSLGLRLLQRSTHAMKLTEDGVRCYERAKELLASWEMLEADLRGASDEPEGTLRVVVPHAFGQQLLVGPLTEYLNRHTRVSVEWLLHDRAVDFIADGIDCAIHVGEVHDPSVVAIRVAEVPRIVVAAPSVLSGVPVPTHPDELARLPWLSLRTFYRNEVSLTHVATGEVRPIVFHPRLSTDSLYAIRSAAVNGLGVCVASAWALHEDITRGRLVHLVPRWRAASLPMYLIYPSARFHPARLRTFVELMRETIPGAVAVALDADEPDP, encoded by the coding sequence ATGCGGAGTCCCCCACCCGCGGCATCGGCCACCGCCGACCGGCTCGAGCTGATGCAGACCTTCCTGCGCATCGTCGACGCCGGCAGCCTGTCCTCCGCCGCCGCGCAACTGGGCACCACGCAGCCGACGGTGAGCCGCCGGTTGCAAGCGCTGGAGCGCTCGCTCGGGCTGCGGCTGCTCCAGCGCTCCACCCACGCGATGAAGCTCACCGAGGACGGGGTGCGCTGCTACGAGCGCGCGAAGGAGTTGCTGGCGAGCTGGGAAATGCTCGAGGCCGACCTTCGCGGCGCCAGCGACGAACCGGAGGGCACGCTGCGCGTCGTGGTGCCCCATGCGTTCGGACAGCAGTTGCTGGTGGGGCCGCTGACGGAGTACCTGAATCGTCACACGCGGGTCTCGGTCGAATGGCTGCTGCACGACCGGGCGGTGGATTTCATCGCGGACGGCATCGACTGCGCCATCCACGTTGGCGAGGTGCATGACCCCAGCGTGGTGGCGATCCGCGTGGCCGAGGTGCCGCGCATCGTCGTGGCCGCGCCGTCCGTGTTGTCGGGCGTGCCCGTGCCGACCCATCCCGACGAGCTCGCGCGGCTGCCCTGGCTGTCGCTGCGCACGTTCTATCGCAACGAGGTCTCGCTGACCCACGTGGCCACCGGTGAGGTCCGGCCCATCGTCTTCCACCCGCGCCTGAGCACGGACAGCCTCTATGCCATTCGCAGCGCCGCGGTGAATGGCCTCGGCGTCTGCGTGGCCTCGGCCTGGGCGCTCCATGAAGACATCACGCGGGGTCGACTCGTGCACCTGGTGCCGCGCTGGCGGGCCGCGTCCTTGCCGATGTATCTGATCTACCCGTCCGCGCGGTTCCATCCAGCGAGGCTGCGCACGTTCGTGGAATTGATGCGGGAGACGATTCCAGGGGCCGTGGCGGTGGCCCTGGACGCTGATGAGCCGGACCCGTGA
- the hemE gene encoding uroporphyrinogen decarboxylase: MNDRLLRAALRQPTDTTPVWLMRQAGRYLPEYRAIRGNIAFLDLCKHPDLAAEVTVQPVTRLGVDAAIIFSDILIPVEAMGIELELGDKGPHFPNPVRSAADIERLGVPDPVQGTGFVAEAIRRTRRALNDSVPVIGFCGAPFTLAAYMVEGGGSKSYILIKRMLFEQPQLVHTLFEKLTRTLIPYLLMQVEAGASIVQIFDSWGGELSPWDYERFCLPYLTRMVKEVQAKGVPVIVFGTGMSNHLPLLKRTGADVIGQDWRTPLDEARRVLGPDVAVQGNLDPLHLFLPREELEQRVVDILRRAGPVGHICNLGHGILPPTDPEAAKFFVDAVHKHGFALRQSP, translated from the coding sequence TTGAACGACCGCCTCCTTCGCGCCGCCCTCCGCCAGCCCACGGACACCACCCCCGTGTGGCTCATGCGCCAGGCGGGCCGCTACCTGCCCGAGTACAGGGCCATCCGCGGCAACATCGCCTTCCTCGACCTGTGCAAGCACCCGGACCTGGCCGCCGAGGTCACCGTCCAGCCCGTCACCCGTCTGGGCGTGGACGCGGCCATCATCTTCTCGGACATCCTCATCCCCGTGGAGGCCATGGGGATTGAGCTGGAGCTGGGTGACAAGGGGCCGCACTTCCCCAACCCCGTGCGCTCCGCCGCCGACATCGAGCGGCTCGGCGTGCCCGACCCCGTGCAGGGCACCGGTTTCGTCGCCGAGGCCATCCGCCGCACCCGGCGCGCGCTCAACGACTCGGTGCCCGTCATCGGCTTCTGTGGCGCCCCCTTCACCCTCGCCGCCTACATGGTCGAGGGCGGTGGCTCCAAGAGCTACATCCTCATCAAGCGCATGCTCTTCGAGCAGCCCCAGCTCGTCCACACCCTCTTCGAGAAGCTCACGCGCACGCTCATTCCCTACCTGCTCATGCAGGTGGAGGCCGGCGCGAGCATCGTGCAGATCTTCGACTCGTGGGGCGGCGAGCTCTCCCCCTGGGACTACGAGCGCTTCTGTCTGCCGTACCTCACGCGAATGGTGAAGGAGGTGCAGGCCAAGGGCGTGCCCGTCATCGTCTTCGGCACCGGCATGTCCAACCACCTGCCGCTGCTCAAGCGCACCGGCGCGGACGTCATCGGCCAGGACTGGCGCACCCCCCTGGACGAGGCCCGCCGCGTCCTCGGCCCCGACGTGGCCGTGCAGGGCAACCTGGATCCGCTCCACCTCTTCCTGCCTCGCGAGGAGCTGGAGCAGCGCGTGGTGGACATCCTCCGGCGCGCGGGACCCGTGGGCCACATCTGCAACCTCGGCCACGGCATCCTCCCGCCCACGGATCCGGAGGCCGCGAAGTTCTTCGTGGACGCCGTCCACAAGCATGGCTTCGCCCTGCGCCAGTCCCCGTGA
- a CDS encoding PQQ-dependent sugar dehydrogenase, producing MRRVPHSLLLLAGLTATPCAFAQTAPVNLALNKPIAASSTENPVALKAANANDGDLGTRWGSEFVSPTWITVDLGSEQSIGRVVLRWENAYATAYTIRVSNDGTTWSTVHTKTNGQGGTEDISFTPVLARYVSVYGTQKNGIYGYSLYEFEVYATSGGSQPDPDPTDPTDPPPASPGTAPTVSYNARVTGNQTEPAAPFNITEVATFNNPWGLDFLPDGRVVVTEKSDRMYIVTAAGVKTSISGLPVSVGANGGGGQSGLHDVATSPTFAQDRKLWFSYVAKGADNNNHLTLASARLDESAGTATLANLQVIWQEPSSYSVRGQPGARIAFAPNGQQVFLAVGDGDIPAANGDRGHVAQQTDSALGKIIRLNLDGSTPSDNPEASLGGVRGQVWAKGFRNPYGLAFDGSGNLWLNEMGPASGDEFNFIIKGANYGWPLVSNGNHYNGDAYLPGQPYPRHDTAPQFTPPAAYWGWFSTTNSMSPSGLAFYNGNLFPQWKGSALLGSTSSIALYRVVIDPATNNVTGVERYGRSANNVYTGAVRALKVSPLDGSIWYVKGGGDGALRKLTPQ from the coding sequence ATGCGTCGCGTGCCACACTCGTTATTGCTGCTGGCCGGCCTCACCGCCACCCCGTGCGCCTTCGCGCAGACCGCACCGGTCAACCTCGCGCTGAACAAGCCCATCGCCGCCAGCAGCACCGAGAACCCCGTGGCGCTCAAGGCCGCCAACGCCAACGACGGAGACCTGGGCACCCGCTGGGGCTCCGAGTTCGTGAGCCCCACGTGGATCACCGTCGACCTCGGCAGTGAGCAGTCGATCGGCCGCGTGGTGCTGCGCTGGGAGAACGCGTACGCCACCGCCTACACCATCCGGGTCTCCAACGACGGCACCACCTGGAGCACCGTGCATACCAAGACCAACGGCCAGGGGGGAACGGAAGACATCTCGTTCACTCCCGTCCTGGCGCGCTACGTCTCGGTGTACGGCACGCAGAAGAACGGAATCTACGGCTACTCGCTGTACGAGTTCGAGGTCTACGCCACCAGCGGCGGCAGCCAGCCGGACCCGGATCCGACCGACCCGACGGATCCGCCTCCGGCCTCGCCGGGCACGGCGCCCACCGTGTCGTACAACGCGCGTGTCACCGGCAACCAGACGGAGCCCGCAGCGCCGTTCAACATCACCGAGGTGGCGACCTTCAACAACCCGTGGGGTCTGGACTTCCTGCCCGACGGCCGCGTCGTGGTCACCGAGAAGAGTGACCGCATGTACATCGTGACGGCCGCGGGCGTGAAGACGTCCATCAGCGGCCTGCCGGTCTCCGTGGGCGCCAACGGCGGTGGCGGCCAGAGCGGCCTTCACGACGTGGCGACCTCGCCGACCTTCGCCCAGGACCGCAAGCTGTGGTTCAGCTACGTGGCCAAGGGCGCGGACAACAACAACCACCTCACGCTGGCGTCCGCGCGCCTCGACGAGAGCGCCGGTACCGCGACCCTCGCCAACCTCCAGGTCATCTGGCAGGAGCCGTCGAGCTATTCGGTCCGCGGCCAGCCGGGCGCGCGCATCGCGTTCGCGCCGAATGGCCAGCAGGTCTTCCTCGCCGTCGGCGACGGCGACATCCCGGCCGCCAATGGCGACCGCGGGCACGTCGCGCAGCAGACGGACAGCGCGCTGGGCAAGATCATCCGCCTGAACCTCGACGGCAGCACCCCCAGCGACAACCCCGAGGCGTCTTTGGGCGGTGTGCGCGGGCAGGTGTGGGCCAAGGGCTTCCGCAATCCCTACGGCCTGGCGTTCGACGGCAGCGGCAACCTGTGGCTCAATGAGATGGGCCCCGCCTCCGGCGACGAGTTCAACTTCATCATCAAGGGCGCCAACTACGGCTGGCCCCTGGTGAGCAACGGCAACCACTACAACGGCGATGCCTACCTGCCGGGCCAGCCGTATCCGCGCCACGACACCGCGCCGCAGTTCACGCCGCCGGCGGCGTACTGGGGCTGGTTCTCCACCACCAACTCCATGTCTCCGTCCGGGCTGGCGTTCTACAACGGCAACCTGTTCCCGCAGTGGAAGGGCTCCGCACTGCTCGGCTCCACCTCGTCCATCGCGCTGTACCGCGTGGTGATCGACCCGGCGACCAACAACGTCACGGGCGTCGAGCGCTACGGCCGCAGCGCGAACAACGTGTACACCGGTGCGGTGCGCGCGCTGAAGGTGTCGCCGCTCGATGGCAGCATCTGGTACGTCAAGGGCGGCGGTGACGGCGCGCTGCGCAAGCTGACCCCTCAGTAG